The Pectobacterium wasabiae CFBP 3304 DNA segment GTTTGCTCATCACAGTTAATGATTCCTTAGCTGCGATGCGCTTTGCTCTCTTAGCCTTACCCACACGTTCAGCCAGCTTTAAGCTGTAGTCATGAGCTGCGTGCATCTGGAGAAGCGAAGTAATCATGTAAGCAATATCACCACGATTGGATTCATTATGCTCTCTGCCATCCATTAATGTGACAATGCTTACACCCGCCTTGATAATCGTGACCATACGGTTACGAGCGTCATCAACATCATCACGCCCGAACCTATCAAAGGCTTCTATAAGTAAATAAGAACCTTTTTCAATATGACCTTTTTCAATAGCATCAAGGAACATTCCTAACCCAGCATCAGCAGCAAGATGCCTACCTTTGAAAGCAGATTTACCAATATCACTGAAGCTGAAACGTGTGTCTAGTACCACGTCTGGGTGAGCTGCCAACCATTTGTTGACGCTATCTTCCTGCCTATCTAACCCTTGCCCTTCAGCCTGCTTCAAAGAGCTTATTCGCTTGTAACTATATGCCTTGGTCACTGTGCTATTCTCCACGAAAGCAATCTATAAGGGATGGTAGCATGGCAAATAAGAGGTTACTACAGATGCGGCACATCGAGATTTTCCATGCGGTTATGACGACCGGGAATCTGACGGAAGCCGCAGCGCTGCTGAATACGTCGCAGCCGACCGTCAGTCGCGAGCTGGCACGCTTCGAGAAGCTGATTCAGATGACGCTGTTCGAGCGGCTGCGCGGCAGGCTTTATCCCACCGCGCAGGGGCTAGAGCTATTTGAAGAAGTACAACGCTCTTACTATGGGCTAGAGCGGATCGTCAACGCCGCCCGCGATATTCGCCGTTTTCAGCAGGCGCAGCTTTCTATTGCCTGCTTGCCCGTGTTCTCACAATCGCTACTGCCTGACGTCTGCAAGCCGCTGCTGGCACGCTATCCGCTGCTTAATCTGCATATCATTCCGCAGGAATCACCGCTGCTGGAAGAATGGCTGTCCGCGCAGCGCCATGATTTAGGGTTAACGGAAAACAGCCTCACGCCAGCCGGTACAGAGCGGCAAACGCTGATGTTATTGAATGAAGTGTGCGTGCTGCCAGCTGGACATCAACTGGCGAAAAAAGCGGCGATCACGCCACAGGATTTTGCTCATCAGCCTTTTATTAGCCTGTCGAGCGCCGACAGCTATCGCCAGTTGCTAGATAAGCTGTTTCAGGATCAGGGCGTATCTCGCCGGATGGTGCTGGAAACCCACAGCGCAGCATCGGTGTGTGCGATGGTGCGGGCAGGCATCGGGCTATCCATCGTTAACCCGTTAACCGCCTTGGATTATGCGGCCTCCGGCGTAGTCGTGCGGCCTTTCAGTATCGATGTCCCCTTTACCGTCAGCCTGATCCGCCCGCTGCACCGCCCGGCGTCGGCGCTCGTCGATACCGTCATTGAACAACTCCAGCAGTACGCCGCAAGCGTGCCTGCACGTCTGGAACAGGTCTTGCGACAGTAACCGATCTTGCAACAGTAGCGCCTAGCTCGCTACACCGCTTTCTGGGTCAGCGTCCGCCAGCGCACATCGTGAGCAAACCAGTCCACCAGAAAATCTAACAGAGTACGCAGCGCAGCAGGCATCTGGCGGCGCGAGGTGTAAATACCGTAAATGCCCATCGCCTGCGGGCGATATTCTGGCAGCAGCGCGACCAACTGTCCGCTGGCGAGATAAGGTGTTACAGAGTAGCGCGGTTGCAGTGCAATCCCCGCCCCTTCCAGCGCACCGGACAGCAGCACAA contains these protein-coding regions:
- a CDS encoding LysR family transcriptional regulator is translated as MANKRLLQMRHIEIFHAVMTTGNLTEAAALLNTSQPTVSRELARFEKLIQMTLFERLRGRLYPTAQGLELFEEVQRSYYGLERIVNAARDIRRFQQAQLSIACLPVFSQSLLPDVCKPLLARYPLLNLHIIPQESPLLEEWLSAQRHDLGLTENSLTPAGTERQTLMLLNEVCVLPAGHQLAKKAAITPQDFAHQPFISLSSADSYRQLLDKLFQDQGVSRRMVLETHSAASVCAMVRAGIGLSIVNPLTALDYAASGVVVRPFSIDVPFTVSLIRPLHRPASALVDTVIEQLQQYAASVPARLEQVLRQ